One Hoplias malabaricus isolate fHopMal1 chromosome 12, fHopMal1.hap1, whole genome shotgun sequence genomic window, attattattcattcattatctgtaactgcttatccagttcagggtcgcggtgggtccagagcctacctggaatcattgggcgcaaggcaggaatacaccctggagggggcgccattccttcacaggcacagacacacacacattcactcacacctacggacacttttgagtcgccaatccacctaccaacgtgtgtttttggactgtgggaggaaacccacgcagacacagggagaacacaccaactcctcacagacagtcacccggagcgagactcgaacccacaacctccaggtccctggagctgtgtgactgcgaccctacctgctgcaccacagtgccacccctattattattataccacCTTAAATATATATGGCTAAGGTCAGTCCGTGCTGTAGAAGAAATTTTGGGATCTAACACAACACAGCAGCTGCTTTGATCTCAGTATCTGAACTGTATTTCGGTCTCTATTCAAGGATCCAGGCTTGTGAAGGGAACCTACTTGGCATTGTTGAGTTTCTCCTCATCAGTAAGATCCTCAGCCTTGATCAGATCGTAGCGGATGGAGCCGGGCTGAATGGCGTCGATCAGGTCTAGAACCGGCATGCTGGTGCTGATGGATCCATCCTGTAGACACAAAGAATCAAAGCCATATCTCACATCAGTCTTCATCCAGAGAAAGGTTCAGATTCATGCCTATGCCCTTGCACTACTGTGTTTAGCTCTGAATCTGTTTACACTTTGCAGTCCACATTTCTATATCACATAAGGGTCATACTCCCACTTTCCCTACAGTGGAACACAgatctgtttcttaatgaaacgtctgtgacatACTTTGGTTGCAGACGTAGTACCTTAAATCCTGAGATGGTTTTTTTGTCCGCTTCTGAGAGAGTGGTGTTCACCCAGCCCACGATGGTGTCATCGTTGACCTTCTGCCCGTCTCCGAGTTCCTCCAGGATGTTCAGAGTGTACCTGAGGAACCCAGTGGTCCAACGTTATCATACTTTatataaaaagtgaaaaatgatCTGAGAGCCAGCTTTGAAGTGTTGGAAACTTGAGTCTAAGGTCACTTTGGTCAATCACAGTCATAATCTAGACGGGTATAAATCCCCTAGCACTTggatgtggagctgtggagcCGTGGAGCTATGGAGTTCAATCcagtacctctgggatgagttggagtggtgtttatgattcagaactaatcatcaacaCCAGCACCTGACTTTACTGATGTTTTTCTGACTGTATACACAGTAAAATCCTCACAGGGATGTATAAAGCAGTGTAACTGAACTGAAGCTATCATTCTGGGCACAGCATGGACCATGGATGATGAAAGGAATCATGATCAGAAGCTAAACAGAAGGCGATATTCCTGAGACACAATGCTGGTAAGGATTTTTATGGATGGAATTGTTTGTGTTACCTCCTCATGAGCTGCCAGAGCAGGGCGAGGGTGAGTGTGCGGTTTCCTTCGTTCAGGTCCTGCCCAGCGATGCCCACCAGAGAGAACTTAGCCTCCTTCTTCCCCAGCTCCACAGCGTAGTTACAGTTCTCCAGCTGACAGACAAAAAAACACAGGATTTACACAGTGCTGCGGGTCTTACAGATCTTGCAGAAAGTTTACAGAGGGTCGTAAGCTCACTTTCTTCATGTTGCTGCCCAGTTTGGGGTACGGTGGCTTGTTCACTTTGTCCCAGTCCACAGGAACCTTGATCTTCTCGTACAGCTGGAAGATAATCAGGGCATCGGCCAGGTCcctggaacacagaaaacaatcAGCATTAGACCAGTCAGCACTAAACACGAAGTAACTATCAAacaagagaggagagggaggacTCGTACCCGTAGAGGTGGTTTACTCGGGGGTTCACACCCAGAGAGTTCATCCAGTTCCGGAAGGTGCGCTCCTCTCGGGTCTCACCTGATGAGGAACAGTGCATGAATGTTCAATATAGATTTTTATATCAGCATACACACAGCCATATTTACACGGATCACACACGCCACTCCAGCTCAGAATAAAGGTACTGGATGGTCCAGCTTACCCTCGATGGAGCTCCAGTCAATGTCCTGGTTCTCCGGCTTCTTCAGCGCCGGGTATTTGTTGAAAAGATTGGCCACGAAGGCCAGGTTGAGTTTGGGGTTTCCTCTCACGACGTCAGTGGGCATGACGAACTGTCTGCAGCCAAGACGATCCGCCTGATCCAGCATACACTCGGCTCTCTTCAGGTCATCCTTCTCCTACAGAAGGCAGTAGATAACAGCAAATGGTTAAATATGAACAAAGACATACTCATTATTCACGTTTTCCGTAACTATATGAGGTCGCTCACATAGAAGGTGAGCAACACCACAACAGAGAGGTCCCAGATGTAAACATATGCAACTATAAGGCAATGCCTAATTTTGCATCATCTAATATATCCACTTGTTAGTGCTTCAAGAAACTGTACAGAAACCAAACCAAAGGATTCTTTTCAACATGAATTCAAATGTATTTACTAGTACCCCCACAGTGACTAGGACACTCTGGACTGGGCGATGTCACACAGcccctccacctaccaacatgtgtgtttgaattttgggaggaagccagagcatccggaggacacccacacagacacagagagaacacactacattcctcacagacagagacactacagCAGCACCATGCCATCCTAAAACTAAAATAGCACATGATTGATTTTATAACTACCTCAGGGAAATTGTAACTCACTTAATCATCGATTGGAATAGCACCACAACACATACATTTAGGGACTGCTCCACAAGGAGGCGCTTTCCAAACAATAACATCAACAAGCTCACTAGTAAAAATTAGAAGTACAGTACATGGATGGACATTTCCTGAATGACTGTTGCTGACCTCAGTGTTGTCCAGTGTGTTTACATCAGAATAAACGTCTCTGTATTTCAGCCACTGACTCTTTTctgttctctgtatttttttttctctctgttctggatTATTTGGATTTATGAATATTCTTAATATCTAACTTTTTGCTAAAAGTGAATTGCTTTTGAAAGGGCTGTGACAGCGTTActataattttattaatatctTTGTATCAGGGACATGAAAAAGCCTTAAAATGGCAATAATAACAATTATCGCAGTTATATCTGGAATAATACATCGATCACAAAACTTTGCTATTGTGGTTGACCTAGTTGTGCCACCCTTCACAAAAAGTGTAGAAACTCATTAGCATAAACGTTATGGTTGTGATGGTCGGGGTTTAGTGTGCAGGTTGTATACTCACCCTCAGGCCGGTCATGTCAATGGTGATGGGAGGGATTCCCTCCTCTTCTCCTTTGGGCGACACCTGGTTCAGGATGTTGTAGTAGGCCTTGGAGTCCTGTAAACATGCAGAAAACACTGATCAGTCACATTCCTCAACAACATGGCCTATAAGAGTCAAGATCTACAAAGTTCTGGATATAAAATCTATGAATCCTGACGGACACTTTCTGAGCGATATAAAGAGAACATCAGTTCATTtccatttttagttttgttACAATCGTTACAAACAGTGTCCTCCAACCTACGGCCATTGGgggatgggggtggggggaggggcaCTGCAGTAGCCAATTAGAGATCACTGAACATCTTGACATAGTTTGAGGCGCGTGTGATGGATTAGGCTTGTCGTTAACATCATGTTTATTGCTGATTAGTGGAATATACGCTTTCAACACATAGTAGCGCCTCATAGCTCCAGTGTATAAGATAAAGAAGCAAATTTAAGATATCAAACATAACCATGTCTTAGCTGGTGGACCACACTTCTGAAAATGTTCATGTATAAATGCAGGTGTTGTGGAGTGCTTTTACCTTGATGTCGGAGCTGAAGTTGTTGATCTTGGGACAGCCGGCCTGCTCCAGGTGAAAGTTTGCCCATCGCAGGAGCAGCTCCTCAGGAGAGAGCTTCATCAGATCCTCCAGACTCTCACCGTCCCACAGCAAAGCAATcagagctacacacacacacacacacacacacacacacacacagagagagagagagagagagagagagagagagagagagagagagataatcgTGTCACTACTGTGTTTTGGAGACATTAAATGACTTTTATTCTTTTCGTTTTTTACGTGTATTGTTAATTTGATCAGTCCAGTAGATCATGAGACACAGGACACCACCCACAGGATGCTATCGGCTGgttgtttttggttggtggactattctcagtgcaaCAGTGACagagggatttaaaaactccagcagtcactgctgtgtctgatccactcgtaccagcacgacacacactaacacaccaccaccacgtcagtgtcactgcagcgctgagaatgatccaccaccacatcacacctttgaagaacagggtatgatgaagatgaaagtacacagagccacagatgggctacagtctgtaattgtagaactatagaGTGAccagtgtgtggtcagtggagagagaatggacagtgagtgtagaaacaagaatgttattttaatgtgaCTGTTAAAAAgatgcaaaacacacactgtacctTCATTTCTGCTGATCTCGATGTCGGCCAAAAGCCCGATTTTGATGATCTGCCACAGCAGACCCAGCACAAGGTGCTGCCTGCCCTCCTTCAGGTCCTCTGCACCGATATTCACCACATGGCAGCCAATAGCTGAGGCGGAGTTCAGGGCCAGGTTCAGATTTTCCTGAAGCATCACAGGCACAAAGGGTGACACTGAATATCTCAGAAACAAATATAACACTTTCATGACCTACTACG contains:
- the lcp1 gene encoding plastin-2 is translated as MSGSISPEDIEELREAFSKVDVDSNGYISTEELNELFKVANLPLPGYRVREIIQELSRSMDQNQDGKITFDEFVKVFHDLKSSEVAKTFRKAINKKEGICAVAGTSEQSGTQHSYSEEEKVAFVNWVNKALEKDGDAKHVLPMDPSTNDLFTAVGDGIILCKMINLSVPDTIDERTINKKKLTPFTIQENLNLALNSASAIGCHVVNIGAEDLKEGRQHLVLGLLWQIIKIGLLADIEISRNEALIALLWDGESLEDLMKLSPEELLLRWANFHLEQAGCPKINNFSSDIKDSKAYYNILNQVSPKGEEEGIPPITIDMTGLREKDDLKRAECMLDQADRLGCRQFVMPTDVVRGNPKLNLAFVANLFNKYPALKKPENQDIDWSSIEGETREERTFRNWMNSLGVNPRVNHLYGDLADALIIFQLYEKIKVPVDWDKVNKPPYPKLGSNMKKLENCNYAVELGKKEAKFSLVGIAGQDLNEGNRTLTLALLWQLMRRYTLNILEELGDGQKVNDDTIVGWVNTTLSEADKKTISGFKDGSISTSMPVLDLIDAIQPGSIRYDLIKAEDLTDEEKLNNAKYAISMARKIGARVYALPEDLVEVKPKMVMTVFACLMARGLKRV